The following proteins are encoded in a genomic region of Arcobacter suis CECT 7833:
- a CDS encoding RNA polymerase sigma factor, which produces MLMLKYYDELIYFALKQVGDKEKAKDIIQETYSKVLEIKEKFKINNERAYLYKIAKNIVINQALENQKLQTTIYEENIHLSPIYEQPEEILIQEDQEKIFMQIINDLPQRAKEAFILYTIDGYSRKEIAQILGISSNAVEKLIKRATIKVEEELEKRGF; this is translated from the coding sequence ATGTTGATGCTCAAATATTACGATGAACTTATATACTTTGCCCTAAAACAAGTAGGTGATAAAGAAAAAGCTAAAGATATTATCCAAGAAACCTATAGTAAAGTTCTTGAAATAAAAGAGAAATTTAAGATAAATAATGAACGAGCATATTTGTATAAAATAGCAAAAAATATAGTTATAAATCAAGCTTTAGAAAATCAAAAACTTCAAACTACAATATATGAAGAAAACATTCATCTTTCACCTATATATGAACAACCAGAAGAAATTTTAATTCAAGAAGACCAAGAAAAGATTTTTATGCAAATAATAAACGACTTACCACAAAGAGCAAAAGAAGCTTTTATTTTATATACTATTGATGGTTACAGTAGAAAAGAAATAGCCCAAATCCTAGGAATAAGCTCAAATGCAGTTGAAAAACTCATAAAAAGAGCCACCATAAAAGTTGAAGAAGAACTAGAAAAGAGAGGATTTTAA
- a CDS encoding agmatinase family protein, translating to MTYRTLEEEIKVLELGLPPLEGDGFIGGRLDPKEASLVLVPVPWEATVSFGQGTAKAPDAMRITSHQLDVETFHYIKPYTAGIAMLETDKSLLKLSHKARKKALKVIVALEEGKTNKKALNFVNEASVTLNSSVYEKSLEQIKNGKFVAVVGGDHSSPLGLIKALSDTQTESFGILHVDAHHDLREAYEGFTYSHASIFFNTMNECEKVSNLVQVGIRDYSKEEATRMANYGQKGACLYDTDMQAQLASGKSLEEVFAPYINQLPQNVYLSIDIDGLEPLNCPNTGTPVPSGLRYGELEHLIFMIVKSGKNIIGFDLCEVGDSADGWDANVGSRVLYQLCGALLASQGKIQYK from the coding sequence ATGACTTATAGAACTTTAGAAGAAGAGATAAAAGTATTAGAATTAGGTTTGCCACCACTTGAGGGTGATGGTTTTATTGGTGGAAGGTTAGATCCAAAGGAAGCTAGTTTAGTTTTAGTTCCTGTTCCTTGGGAAGCAACTGTTTCATTTGGACAAGGAACAGCAAAAGCTCCTGATGCTATGAGAATCACAAGCCATCAACTTGATGTAGAAACTTTTCATTATATTAAGCCATACACAGCTGGTATTGCGATGCTTGAAACAGATAAAAGTTTATTAAAACTAAGTCACAAAGCTAGAAAAAAAGCTTTAAAAGTAATTGTTGCTCTTGAAGAGGGGAAAACAAATAAAAAAGCTTTAAACTTTGTAAATGAAGCTTCGGTTACTTTAAACTCTTCAGTTTACGAAAAATCTCTTGAACAAATCAAAAATGGAAAATTTGTAGCTGTTGTTGGTGGAGATCATTCCTCTCCTCTTGGACTTATAAAAGCTTTAAGTGACACACAAACTGAATCTTTTGGGATTTTACATGTGGATGCTCATCACGATTTAAGAGAGGCTTATGAGGGTTTTACTTATTCTCATGCTTCTATTTTTTTTAATACTATGAATGAGTGTGAAAAAGTAAGTAATTTAGTTCAAGTTGGAATCAGGGATTATAGTAAAGAAGAAGCTACTAGAATGGCAAATTATGGGCAAAAAGGTGCTTGTTTATATGATACAGATATGCAAGCACAATTGGCAAGTGGTAAATCTTTAGAAGAAGTTTTTGCACCATACATAAACCAACTTCCACAAAATGTTTATTTATCAATTGATATTGATGGTTTAGAGCCATTAAACTGTCCAAATACAGGAACTCCTGTTCCTAGTGGTTTAAGATATGGGGAGTTAGAACATCTTATATTTATGATTGTAAAAAGTGGGAAAAATATCATAGGTTTTGATTTATGTGAAGTTGGAGATAGTGCTGATGGTTGGGATGCAAATGTTGGTTCTAGAGTTTTATACCAACTTTGTGGGGCATTATTGGCAAGTCAAGGGAAAATCCAATACAAATAA
- a CDS encoding 2-isopropylmalate synthase, giving the protein MSFKKYKQYPIVQNITREWADKQITQAPIYCSVDLRDGNQALINPLTIEQKIEYFNWLVKMGFKNIEVSYPSASDTDFNFTRKLIEEDLIPNDVFIQVLIPAKKEWIKKSVEAMKGVKKGIFHLYNPTNEFQKRVVFQKTDEEIISMAVEGMKYLIELTKDFEGEVIYEYTPESFSQTDLEFAVKICNEVINVVKPTQKNKMIINLPNTLEACMPNIYADRIEWMCKNLKDRENLIVSVHPHNDRGTAVASAEMAVLAGANRVEGTLFGNGERAGNLDLITFAFNIYSQGIEPKLNLAFIDEVKEFFEKTTQIKTHIRHPYVGEMIFTAFSGGHQDAIKKGMDFYRSKEHKYWNVPYLPIDPKDINRDYEKIIRINSQSGKGGASFIISEFLGVEMNKDEAIKFGHIIKEETDKLKRELEKNEIIELYKKLSKDV; this is encoded by the coding sequence ATGAGTTTTAAAAAATATAAACAATATCCTATTGTCCAAAATATCACCAGAGAATGGGCAGATAAACAAATCACACAAGCACCAATTTATTGTAGTGTTGATTTAAGAGATGGAAATCAAGCATTAATAAATCCTTTGACTATCGAGCAAAAAATAGAGTATTTTAATTGGCTTGTTAAAATGGGATTTAAAAATATAGAAGTTAGTTATCCAAGTGCAAGTGATACGGATTTTAATTTCACTAGAAAATTAATAGAAGAAGATTTAATCCCAAATGATGTATTTATTCAAGTACTAATTCCTGCTAAAAAAGAGTGGATTAAAAAAAGTGTTGAAGCTATGAAAGGGGTGAAAAAAGGAATTTTTCATCTTTATAATCCAACAAATGAATTTCAAAAAAGAGTAGTTTTTCAAAAAACTGATGAAGAGATTATCTCTATGGCAGTTGAAGGAATGAAGTATTTAATTGAATTAACAAAAGATTTTGAAGGTGAGGTTATTTATGAATATACGCCTGAAAGTTTTTCTCAAACGGATTTAGAATTTGCAGTTAAAATTTGTAATGAAGTGATAAATGTAGTAAAACCAACTCAAAAAAATAAAATGATAATAAATTTACCAAATACCCTAGAAGCTTGTATGCCAAATATTTATGCTGATAGAATAGAATGGATGTGTAAGAATTTAAAAGATAGAGAAAATTTGATAGTTAGTGTTCATCCACACAATGATAGAGGAACCGCTGTGGCAAGTGCAGAAATGGCTGTACTTGCTGGTGCAAATAGGGTTGAGGGAACATTATTTGGAAATGGTGAAAGAGCTGGAAATTTGGATTTGATAACTTTTGCTTTTAATATTTATTCACAAGGAATAGAGCCAAAATTAAATTTAGCATTTATAGATGAGGTAAAAGAGTTTTTTGAAAAAACAACACAAATAAAAACACATATTAGACATCCTTATGTTGGTGAAATGATATTTACAGCTTTTAGTGGTGGTCATCAAGATGCAATCAAAAAAGGAATGGATTTTTATAGAAGTAAAGAACATAAATATTGGAATGTGCCATATTTACCAATTGACCCAAAAGATATAAATCGAGATTATGAAAAAATCATACGAATTAATTCTCAATCAGGAAAAGGCGGAGCTAGTTTTATTATAAGCGAGTTTTTGGGTGTTGAAATGAATAAAGATGAAGCTATAAAATTTGGACATATTATCAAAGAAGAAACTGATAAATTAAAAAGAGAATTAGAAAAAAATGAGATAATTGAATTATATAAAAAACTATCAAAAGACGTTTAA
- a CDS encoding helix-turn-helix transcriptional regulator produces the protein MKSDIFKNPKLNFLELRYVQNIPDCTKMHLHEELTITAIKKGSLNLIFNDTFLELLPNEIGIINNNIPHCATINKESKDGYVLYLQKEYLKNININFSFSYEIIKQKNIYKSFINLCDCLLDNKISLIEKEELFLSFCLILFPFESKSNNEQIESTLPLKIKKYLDENYLEEFILEDLAKKFDLSVVHLIRVFKKEFGLPIHSYILNKKVHKAKELLSSNMPIIEVAQNSGFFDQSHLNRSFKRIFQITPKEYQKHIFSKC, from the coding sequence ATGAAATCAGATATTTTTAAAAACCCAAAACTTAACTTCCTAGAATTACGATATGTACAAAATATTCCTGATTGTACAAAAATGCATTTGCATGAAGAATTGACAATTACTGCTATTAAAAAAGGTTCATTAAACTTGATTTTTAATGATACTTTTCTTGAGCTTTTACCAAATGAAATAGGTATTATAAACAACAATATTCCCCATTGTGCTACTATAAATAAAGAGTCAAAAGATGGATATGTTTTGTATTTGCAAAAAGAGTATTTAAAAAATATAAATATCAATTTTAGTTTTTCTTATGAAATAATCAAACAAAAAAATATTTACAAAAGTTTTATAAATTTGTGTGATTGTTTATTGGATAATAAAATATCTTTGATTGAAAAAGAAGAGTTGTTTTTATCTTTTTGTTTGATACTTTTTCCATTTGAATCAAAATCAAATAATGAACAAATCGAATCAACTTTACCCCTAAAAATTAAAAAATATTTAGATGAAAACTATCTTGAAGAGTTTATTTTGGAAGATTTAGCAAAAAAATTTGATTTAAGTGTTGTTCATTTGATAAGAGTATTTAAAAAAGAATTCGGACTTCCTATTCACTCATATATTTTAAATAAAAAAGTTCATAAGGCAAAAGAACTTTTATCTTCAAATATGCCGATTATTGAAGTTGCACAAAACAGCGGTTTTTTCGACCAAAGCCACTTAAATAGAAGTTTTAAAAGAATCTTTCAAATCACCCCAAAAGAGTATCAAAAACATATTTTTTCAAAATGTTAA
- a CDS encoding superoxide dismutase, producing MKHELMTLPYTLDALEPLMSKETLEFHYGKHHQTYVNNLNNLITGTKFENSTLVEIILESDGGLFNNSAQVYNHDFFWKGLTPTQGAIPAIVEAALVKAFGSVEEFKKEFTTKAIGQFGSGWAWLVEDENQNLKIVTTSNAANPLTQNLKPILVCDVWEHAYYIDVRNARPAYLENFWKLVNWNFVEENLA from the coding sequence ATGAAACACGAATTAATGACTTTACCTTATACTTTAGATGCGCTAGAACCGCTTATGTCAAAGGAAACTTTAGAGTTTCACTATGGAAAACATCACCAAACTTATGTAAATAACTTAAACAATTTAATTACTGGTACAAAATTTGAGAATTCAACTTTAGTTGAAATCATTTTAGAATCAGATGGCGGACTTTTTAACAATTCAGCTCAGGTTTATAACCATGACTTTTTTTGGAAAGGTTTAACACCAACTCAAGGTGCAATTCCCGCAATTGTTGAAGCAGCTTTAGTTAAAGCTTTTGGTTCAGTTGAAGAGTTTAAAAAAGAGTTTACAACAAAAGCTATTGGACAATTTGGTTCAGGTTGGGCTTGGTTAGTTGAAGATGAAAATCAGAACTTAAAAATAGTTACAACTTCAAATGCAGCAAATCCATTAACTCAAAATCTAAAACCTATTTTAGTATGTGATGTGTGGGAACATGCTTATTATATTGATGTTCGAAATGCAAGACCTGCATATTTAGAAAATTTCTGGAAACTTGTAAACTGGAATTTTGTAGAAGAAAATTTAGCATAA